The region TATACATACCCGGAGATTCTACTTGCATGTTTGCTTTGAGGTACACTGACATACTACCTTCTGTGTAGAACCTGGAGTCTGAGGACATCTGCATGGTCActaattagggggaaaaaaaagagtgttGGGCATTCTGTGTAGCTAAGCATGAACACTAAGATGCTGGGGAAAAAGTAACTACTCATGGACCTACAAGCCGATATTTTAGTCAAATATTCCTACCCTGAGACTGCCTTGGGTGATAGATCAGTTCTGTGAATTCAGCCAACATGATACACCATGTCTGGAAAGCTTTCTTATGTTTTAATTAGTATTTAACATgcctctttttattttcatttaatgctTGTAGGATTTTGTGGTCTTATCAcaggggaaaaggaagagaaaggtggcaatgtgatttttcttccccAACTCCCTGGTAAGACACAGACTTCAGTAACAGAATGGTTGGGAGCTAACATTGGCATCATTTGGACCTATGAACCAGTTCAGTTAGCTTCTGCTGTAAATTTGGCTTTTTTGCTTCcttatacatactttttttgtttcatttctgttatttccttttttcacatcctttttttccccactagaaTGTAGTCTGCCttattattttgttcatttattcattcttttatgaATTCTTCCATCCTTCTATTTGTTCATTCAGCCATACTATATGTTAACTACTGTGCCAGAAGTAGGAGATAAAAACATGAATATGACATCATTCTAGTCCTTAAACAGTTCCCAGTTCagtgaaggagaaaaacaagtaaagccttccttttctcccccatttattttcttctcagtttctttttcttcatattaGCAGTCTAGCTTCATATTTACCCATTTTGGCTTAACTCAGtgaatcaggaagaaaagaagacatttttCTGTGTGCAAGGCTGTTAGAATTAAGTTCAGATAAAGTGCACAAATTCCTTGTTGAAGGAATCCAAATGTGTCCTCTGGAGAGTTCTAGATCTTCAAGGCTTCTGAGGTTACCCTTTGATTTGATACTCAAACTAAGATCCTAATACCCTGAGCTCCTGTTCATTCTCATGGAAGCTCTGTCTCTCCCAGTATCTCCAAGGACTTTCACGGGGGCTGCATTTCTCCTGATTACCTTTTACTCTTATCTGTTACTTTCCTATATTTTTGAAACTTACTGTGTATCTCGCCTTCCGTGGTTGACTGTCCCCATCTTTTTGTCCTCTCAGGGTCTAATACCTTCATTATTCAAAGCACCTTCCACTGAGCTGTTTCGTACAGCCATGTCTTGCTGAAGGTCTAGCAGAGCAAGcattatcttaaaatttattgTTCTCCATTGGTCTCCCAAAGTTCTGCTCTGTACCTGTGGAGGGACTTCTCAACTGTTTGTCCTCACGTTGTGGGCCTTTCGTCCTTCTCCTTAAAgacctttctcatttccttctcctcAGAGTTCAGTTCCCAATGTCCTCACTTTCAGGCTGACAGAAGCCAACTTCCAATTTCCTACCATGTTATTTATGAATAAAACATGGCCTTTCtagctgttgttttttttaaagcaaaatgatcCTCTACTTCTAAAATGAATGTTGTATCTTTCCAAGAATATCAAAATTTGCTTCTCTTTTTGatactctttttattttcctattataGTATTATCACACTTCAGCAGATTTACAAAGTCCTTAAAAGCCGAAGAGAGACTGAGTTATAAAGACTACAgtgatgaataataaaaatataaaaattatgtagtTATTTAAGTGATGCTgataaaaatactgataaatgtaAGTTCCAAATGACTTATATAAACAGGCAACTTTtgttttacaaagttttgtgtctTAGAACTGTGTTTATTTAGAAATTGTTTAGTTGCTTCATTTAATCACAGATATTTCTGagtcacaacacacacacagagggagacacacacacacacacacacacacacactcacgtacTAAACATCCCATTACATAGGAGACAGTGAACTGTTCTTATTAAGGTTTAGGAAGATTCCTTTAAGAGTCTACAAGTGCctgtaatttaaaaactgataacaGTTCATTTAATAATGAATGATCAATCTTGTAGAATCAGTCTGTTGGAAAAAACACTAGAACAGTGGTTTCAAACTTTACTGTGTATAGCAATCACCTAGGAAGCTTGTTAAATGCAAATTCCATCTCCCCTAACAAGAGAATCTGTATCTGATGTCTGATGTGGGGGTAAGGACTTCACAGTGTGTAAGCTCCCCAGGTGTATtctaataaatgtgaaaaaaaaaactccttttcTGGGAATAGGGGTGGGTAATTTAAATGATTTCCAAGTACAAAATGACTTCATGTTACTTAAATTCCAACCACCAAGTGTGGTGTCTTAAGACGTTTGTTGACCTTTTCCTGACAACATAATAATTTGTTTAATGAACACAAGCATCAACATAAAGTAATggttatatttttttaagtatactaaaatatatataataatgatTTCTAATATTTGCATGGttccttacattaaaaaaaaatcttaatatgtatcttttattttcactttatccCAGAAAATGGGACTGGTACCATAATTTAAGACAGATGTCTGAAGGTCTTCCAATAGATGGACAAGTTCAAAGGAGCTCTGCCAGCAATCAAACTGTTCTCAAGTCACTTTATGgccttgttttaaatttaaaacctgGGTAATGTTTTTGATTGATTTACAGCATTTCAGAAAAAGAGGTTAAAACTCAGGGTCTCTGCTCTAGTTTGGGATTTATTCATCACAATTTCCTTTGGTGTCGTAGTCAAGGCATCCCTTGAGAAAGTGAGGTCAGAAAATCTGGACCTTTCTGCCAAAGCTTCCCTGCCGTGTGATGTACGTCGCCCTTTCCATCAAGTTACCCCTGTTCGTTCCTCAAATTTCAGTCTATTGATATTTTTAGAGGTTTCTGTGACCTCTTGGCCTAACtaaagtctttaagtcattttttttctttcattgcatTTATTATGATTGTAATTATATCATTTTTGTGTGGTGAAATATTTAACGTCTGTATCCCGAGTAGACCGTGACTTCCTCAAAGGCAGGGATTGTGGTTTGTTAACTACTGTTAAATTAAGACCCTAGCCCTGTGGCTTGGCATAGAGAGGCACCTAACACACAGTTGTTCAGTTCATGAGTGAAGAGTAGGAAAATGTGTGACTGGGGAGATTCCAGTGTTCCATATTGGCAAGCATTAACATATACTAGAAAACTGTCTTAGTTGTACGGGAGGTGGTCAGGCAGCCCAGGACTGATAATGAAAGAGCAGTGCTGGGAAGTCCCAGTCAGTGCTCTACAGGAACGCAGGTGGATGGAGTTTGAGACTGCACAGTTGGCTGGAAAAAAACACTGACTCAGGAACACtagcagcaaaaaataaaattgcagtttACTTTAACTGCCGTATATTCTCTAACTGCCTCATAGAATTTGTCCACTAAAACTTTAGGCACTTTGCTGGTGCCTAGGTGGGGATGGTGGAGAGTGTGGGACGTGGCCGTTGGGGGAGTCAGTACAGACTGGCAGGGCCCTAATGACAAAAGAAGATTACAGGGGGAATCAGAAACAAATATGACTAAAATCTATAGAAAACACTGTGATTGGATGATGAAGTAATGTATAAATCAAAAATAATTGATTCTTCCTCCAAAAGTATCAGTGGGGTCCTAGTGATAGTAAGTATTAGTTGATTTAAAAAgaactgtaaatttttttttatacaaaGGGAAAGCTGAGTGGAAAAAGCATGCCATTATCTTGCAATATGTCTGCAAAAGATAATAGTCAAATCATAATGTCAAAACCAAGGAAAGTTGGAAGATATGCATGGAAAAATAAGTCAACGCCATGAAAATGACATGCCTTGTAATAGTATATAATTTACTAACTGGCACACTGCGTAGAAACAATTCCATAATTTGAGGGtggttctttcctttttcattgaagtatagttgatgtacagtattaagtaagtttctggtgtacaatataatgattcacaattttaaagattatattccatttatagttattataaaatgctgGACAATAATCTCTGTGTTGcactatatatctttgtagcttacttattttatacatagtttgtacctcttagtcccctaCCCCCATCTTACCCCTCCTCCCTAAGGTGATTCGTTAAGACCGATAATCTCAGTCTTACGGTTTTTTTAAAGATCCTTTTATATATTACACTTGGTGAGATTTGTATGTCTCTTACATTGAAACTCAGCCAGGGAAAACAGGAGATAGTTTCAGTCTCTTCCTGAAACTTAGATCTTCTCAGTGGCACAGCTGAGAAGCAGGGAAGAGCTCTGGATTGGGGATATATCCTATTATTCCAAAATAAGGGCCTCCCTCCCTTGACTgatcacctcctcctcctcctgaatAATTCGTTTGTTAGACACTCAAGGAGCAGTCAGTCTCTCGGTGCTCATTAAGCGTGCTCAATCCAGGAGACTTATCAGAGAGCACCAGGAATCTGCCAGCTTCTTTGAAAGCCTCTGGTAGTGACAAATGACAATGGTGCCATTTGCTAAAACAGCTGGGTTTCATGTCTTCAGATCTTTAATATTAAGAAGTAGGTGATCCTaagataaataaatgtttcaacaTATCTGTGTTCTGCATTTGAGAGTCTAGTAGTTGTGGGAACAGAATCGGGCAAAATTTATCAAATGAGAGTCTCAGGTCTATCACTTTGTAACCTTATGACTGGAAGAATAACAGACTATGGCTATTCTGGAACTGTAAAGGCAGAGGTATAGTGTTTTTATGAGTATTAATAAAAGTTAATTATGTAAATTGCTTTTAAGAGTGTCTGGTACCAATAAGAACTATGTAAGTGAGAGCTTTTATGATTATTCTGTATTAGATGTATGTGTTCATATATTATTGACTgaagaaatgtaaaattaaaaaaaaccccaaaactttaTAACACATTACTCTGACATTTGGAGTTTTTTTCAGGAGAGCAAGAAAATTGCCTTTTAATTTGTTCTTAATTCTTTCCGTCTCTTCAGTCTTGATGCCTACACTTTCTCCCTAGAGTCGCTCTTTCTGACAAGACTCCGGCCTTAAGTTGATATAAATTAAACGGTAACTTAGCTcgagtatttgtgtgtgtgtgtgttcataccTCATGACAATCTGAACATTATAGATAGAAAACTACAGTTAAATATGAGTGGCTTCCAAATTTCCATGAGTGTACCTTATATTTATGGTTGTAAATCTTGATCTAATACATGAAGATTTCCAGGATCACAAAAAAATATCTGGAGCCATCGTCtacatttattacttttttccagCCTGCTGCCCTTAAATTCTCTCTTGCAGGGATTTTTATGCTCTCTTCACAGGTATGGTTCCCTACACAAGAGAGTCAACTTACTTTCCAACAGAAAGCAAAACTTTTAATCTATATaagctgaaaacaaaatttgaagcACATTACCTATGCAACTCTAATGAATGTTACTGACACATCTCTTCTTACACTTGAATAACATCCCAAGTGAAATCTCcaaatatgcttttattttatttttcatctacaGGAAACGATGTGCTTAGATTTGGATTGAAGTACATTTATGGTTCAGATCACtctatgtttcttttttcatttctctttttctctacagTTTATCGCTTTTGCTTCTTTATTCTTCATCCTGGTTTCAATCACAACCTTTTGCCTGGAGACGCACGAAGCTTTCAATATCGTTAAAAACAAGACAGAACCAGTCATCAATGGCACAAGTGTTGTCCTACAGTATGAAATCGAAACGGATCCTGCCTTGACGTATGTAGAAGGAGTGTGCGTGGTGTGGTTTACTTTTGAATTTCTAGTCCgtatcattttttcccccaataaacTTGAATTCATCAAAAATCTCTTGAATATCATTGACTTTGTGGCCATCCTGCCCTTCTACTTAGAGGTGGGACTCAGTGGGCTCTCCTCCAAAGCTGCTAAGGACGTACTTGGCTTCCTCAGGGTGGTCAGGTTTGTGAGGATCCTGAGAATCTTTAAGCTCACCCGCCATTTTGTAGGTCTGAGGGTGCTTGGACATACTCTTCGAGCTAGTACTAATGAATTTTTGCTGCTGATAATCTTCCTGGCTCTAGGAGTTTTGATATTTGCTACTATGATCTACTACGCCGAGAGAGTAGGCGCTCAGCCCAACGACCCTTCAGCTAGCGAGCACACGCAGTTCAAAAACATTCCTATTGGGTTCTGGTGGGCTGTGGTGACCATGACCACCTTAGGCTATGGGGACATGTACCCCCAAACGTGGTCCGGGATGCTGGTGGGAGCCCTGTGTGCTCTGGCGGGGGTACTGACCATAGCCATGCCGGTGCCTGTCATCGTCAACAACTTTGGAATGTACTACTCCTTGGCAATGGCGAAGCAGAAGCTTCCACGGAAACGGAAGAagcacatccctcctgcccctcaggcAAGCTCACCTACGTTTTGCAAGACAGAATTAAACATGGCCTGCAACAGCACACAGGGCGACACGTGTCTGGGCAAAGACAGTCGGCTCCTGGAACATAACCCATCAGGTAAGGCACGATTTCAAACGCATGCCTTTCAAATACTTTATAGACCAGTATGTCCCTTAGGTAGAAGGCAACCAGTCTCATTTTCTGCAAATGTTCATGAGTTTTCAGTTCCACCCCTTCACAAGACGTGTGTTTGTGTCAGGCCTGTAGACGGCTAGATTGTAGCTTTTCTAAGTGAATTCCAAGTAGAAGTCTGCATAGCTGGTCTATAGAGTTTTCCTGCTTTGGTGGGAATGCCCTTTGCTGATGGTGCCAATATTTTCTTTTGCCTGTTTGTTGCTTTTGTGCCGATGTTTCTTTGTTTCCCTGCACGATGTGATGGTATGATATTGGACATTTTCCATCCTTCATCTTCAAAACGTCGATCTCCATATCATTTGGCTTGGTGTGTCTGTCTCAGTTTTATCTCTGCCACCTGGGGCCATGCATTTTGACCTAATTCACAGGAAGCGGTTATTTAAGAAGAATGgatgtttacatttcaaaggTCTAAACACCAAAGAGGTGATATGGAAGATACCCCTTTTGAAAGTAAAGGTCTTTGTCAGTAATATTATGGAGAATGGATTAAGTTTTCATGGTTCTTAAATCAGTTAGGGACTTCAGTATAATCATTTTGGATTGGGTAAGGCGCTACGTAATAACCAGCCCAGCATTGTTCTGGGAATCGATGACCGGCTTTGGCTAATCAATGGCTAAGTTGAGTTTCTCTGTGGATTTCCTTTTTCACGCACTCTGCCCTGGGCTCTATTCCCTCCCAGAACTGAATTTTGGATGATGTACTTCTTGAAATTAGCTGAATCCTTGCTCCTCTCTATTGCCGTAGTTAACCTAGAGTTGATTGTAAATTGACGTTCAGTTTGCCAAAGCTGATAGTCAACGGTGTCATCTCTAGTCTATTACGTCTGGTACAGATGAAATATTTTGTAGATCACACAATTTAATTAGCTTTTTTTGTCCCCCAGGAAAAGTTAAGATCTATGCATTCCCTGTAACTTAGATAGGTTTAATCTTTTCTTGTAGAAAAATGACTTACGACAATCCCATGTGAATAATTTTGCATAAATTTAGAAATAACACCGATTAAGCAAAGCAAACAAGCCAGCAAACAAACAAGGCAAATGACATTTTCATAGGTTCCCTCCGTAGCTTCTAGAGGTTATTATGggataaatggaaaagaaagtggCTGGAACTGAAttgcttttttaaagattttgttcACAGGCCTGCTGTTTATTTAGTAGATTGTTTTGCAAATTCTGTCAGTATGCATCTGAGAACTATTATGCTGGGAATGTCGTTACGGAAGATGGAGTTTAGGTGATGCTGCTGCTCTCATGAGACCGCTCTCAGAGGACCTGTGCAGAGCCCTTATGAAGGGCATAGAAAAGGAGGACACGCTCTCAGCCTGGGTAAACACTGTTACAAGCTAGTATCCAGGCTGATAGGATGTGAAAGTCTTTGGCAAGCATGTAGAAGTAAATAGCTGTTTGAAGGACATCTGGAGAAGTTGATCTTGTTCCATTGTTATGCTCAAAGATACTGTGTCACTTCAAAACAGGGAAACTGGACACAAAATTTGTGAGCTTTGGTGTTACTTTGATTACGATTTGGGGGGGGGAATTACTTTCAGGAAATAGTAAAAGCATATGTCTTAAAGAGGTGCAAagacaaatatttacttagaagCTTTTCCTTCAGTGGGCTCCACTTTCAAAGATGCTTATTCACAGTAGCTAGATAGCATGTCAAAAACCGAAGGGTAAGAATTCATGTGCTGCTTCATTATCACACTTAATTTGGATTCATATTAATTTCGTAGAAGTCAGCGTCCTCTTAGataaaatctaaaatgaaattaaaatttcccaaacaacatttctctccttttcaataCATTTCCATTTTGCTCCATGTAAATCTTTGTAACGAGTGATGAAAATTCTTTTCCTTACCACGATGTGATTATTGTTTTTTTGTATATCGAGTGACTGCACTATGGACATTCGGCATAAACTCTTTGTCCTGTCTCATTTCCTCATCCATCACTGTCTGTCAATGGGCCTGGTGCTGTGACCAGTGTTATCAGGTGACGACAGTACAGGAAGTGAGCCGCCATTATCACCCCCAGAAAGGCTCCCCATCAGACGCTCTAGTACCAGAGACAAAAACAGAAGAGGGGAAACATGTTTCCTACTGACGACAGGTGATTACACGTGTGCTTCTGATGGAGGGATCAGGAAAGGTAGGCGTGCATTTAATCAGATCCTAACAGATGACTTAACAGTTAAGTGCTGCAAATCTATGCAGTGATGTAAAGTGCTCTTCCGTCATTTTCTACAAACAACTGCACGTAGTGCTGGCTCCTCCTCATCGCATCTTCCCTCATGAACATGTAAAATACGTATCATAACAGCCTACTTGACTGTCACATCTGGAAGGCCTTTCAcccttctttcttattttatttttcatgtgtctatagACAGAATTAGAAAGAAGTATTTAGAAGCTGCCACTAATctattttaatatgtatgtaCTCAGCCATCTGTGGAAATTATCTTTTTTCCTACAATGCATTAAACTCATTAATTGGCTCTCTGCATATAATTGATAAGTAATtgataattataaaacaatagtAAGGCTTCTCCCCCGCCCCCAAAGTAAAGCATTAAACATACTGTCAGTCTCTTATCCGGTATTTGGGCAATTTTTCCTAGTGGTTTGTCTGACTGTCAGAAGGTTGCAGGGGTACAAGATCCTCAGCCAGGCAGAGCAGTATATCCCGTCATGGCTACTTATGTATTTGCAAAATGTACTTAGAGAATTTCTCTTCAGAGCAATAATAATTTTAAgtctattactattttttaactgACACTGAACGGTC is a window of Camelus bactrianus isolate YW-2024 breed Bactrian camel chromosome 12, ASM4877302v1, whole genome shotgun sequence DNA encoding:
- the KCNC2 gene encoding voltage-gated potassium channel KCNC2 isoform X4, whose amino-acid sequence is MGKIENNERVILNVGGTRHETYRSTLKTLPGTRLALLAASEPQGDCLTAAGDKLQPSPPPLSPPPRPPPLSPGPGGCCEGGAGNCSARGGGGDHPGGGREFFFDRHPGVFAYVLNYYRTGKLHCPADVCGPLFEEELAFWGIDETDVEPCCWMTYRQHRDAEEALDIFETPDLIGGGDPGDDEDLAAKRLGIEDAAGLGGPDGKSGRWRRLQPRMWALFEDPYSSRAARFIAFASLFFILVSITTFCLETHEAFNIVKNKTEPVINGTSVVLQYEIETDPALTYVEGVCVVWFTFEFLVRIIFSPNKLEFIKNLLNIIDFVAILPFYLEVGLSGLSSKAAKDVLGFLRVVRFVRILRIFKLTRHFVGLRVLGHTLRASTNEFLLLIIFLALGVLIFATMIYYAERVGAQPNDPSASEHTQFKNIPIGFWWAVVTMTTLGYGDMYPQTWSGMLVGALCALAGVLTIAMPVPVIVNNFGMYYSLAMAKQKLPRKRKKHIPPAPQASSPTFCKTELNMACNSTQGDTCLGKDSRLLEHNPSDNCKEVVITGYTQAEARSLT
- the KCNC2 gene encoding voltage-gated potassium channel KCNC2 isoform X3, with translation MGKIENNERVILNVGGTRHETYRSTLKTLPGTRLALLAASEPQGDCLTAAGDKLQPSPPPLSPPPRPPPLSPGPGGCCEGGAGNCSARGGGGDHPGGGREFFFDRHPGVFAYVLNYYRTGKLHCPADVCGPLFEEELAFWGIDETDVEPCCWMTYRQHRDAEEALDIFETPDLIGGGDPGDDEDLAAKRLGIEDAAGLGGPDGKSGRWRRLQPRMWALFEDPYSSRAARFIAFASLFFILVSITTFCLETHEAFNIVKNKTEPVINGTSVVLQYEIETDPALTYVEGVCVVWFTFEFLVRIIFSPNKLEFIKNLLNIIDFVAILPFYLEVGLSGLSSKAAKDVLGFLRVVRFVRILRIFKLTRHFVGLRVLGHTLRASTNEFLLLIIFLALGVLIFATMIYYAERVGAQPNDPSASEHTQFKNIPIGFWWAVVTMTTLGYGDMYPQTWSGMLVGALCALAGVLTIAMPVPVIVNNFGMYYSLAMAKQKLPRKRKKHIPPAPQASSPTFCKTELNMACNSTQGDTCLGKDSRLLEHNPSVLYRIYHGFLTAEKGTVEFSHTKDCAGNRLLLLNVP
- the KCNC2 gene encoding voltage-gated potassium channel KCNC2 isoform X2, giving the protein MGKIENNERVILNVGGTRHETYRSTLKTLPGTRLALLAASEPQGDCLTAAGDKLQPSPPPLSPPPRPPPLSPGPGGCCEGGAGNCSARGGGGDHPGGGREFFFDRHPGVFAYVLNYYRTGKLHCPADVCGPLFEEELAFWGIDETDVEPCCWMTYRQHRDAEEALDIFETPDLIGGGDPGDDEDLAAKRLGIEDAAGLGGPDGKSGRWRRLQPRMWALFEDPYSSRAARFIAFASLFFILVSITTFCLETHEAFNIVKNKTEPVINGTSVVLQYEIETDPALTYVEGVCVVWFTFEFLVRIIFSPNKLEFIKNLLNIIDFVAILPFYLEVGLSGLSSKAAKDVLGFLRVVRFVRILRIFKLTRHFVGLRVLGHTLRASTNEFLLLIIFLALGVLIFATMIYYAERVGAQPNDPSASEHTQFKNIPIGFWWAVVTMTTLGYGDMYPQTWSGMLVGALCALAGVLTIAMPVPVIVNNFGMYYSLAMAKQKLPRKRKKHIPPAPQASSPTFCKTELNMACNSTQGDTCLGKDSRLLEHNPSGYEKSRSLNNIAGLAGNALRLSPVTSPYNSPCPLRRSRSPIPSIL
- the KCNC2 gene encoding voltage-gated potassium channel KCNC2 isoform X1, which encodes MGKIENNERVILNVGGTRHETYRSTLKTLPGTRLALLAASEPQGDCLTAAGDKLQPSPPPLSPPPRPPPLSPGPGGCCEGGAGNCSARGGGGDHPGGGREFFFDRHPGVFAYVLNYYRTGKLHCPADVCGPLFEEELAFWGIDETDVEPCCWMTYRQHRDAEEALDIFETPDLIGGGDPGDDEDLAAKRLGIEDAAGLGGPDGKSGRWRRLQPRMWALFEDPYSSRAARFIAFASLFFILVSITTFCLETHEAFNIVKNKTEPVINGTSVVLQYEIETDPALTYVEGVCVVWFTFEFLVRIIFSPNKLEFIKNLLNIIDFVAILPFYLEVGLSGLSSKAAKDVLGFLRVVRFVRILRIFKLTRHFVGLRVLGHTLRASTNEFLLLIIFLALGVLIFATMIYYAERVGAQPNDPSASEHTQFKNIPIGFWWAVVTMTTLGYGDMYPQTWSGMLVGALCALAGVLTIAMPVPVIVNNFGMYYSLAMAKQKLPRKRKKHIPPAPQASSPTFCKTELNMACNSTQGDTCLGKDSRLLEHNPSVLSGDDSTGSEPPLSPPERLPIRRSSTRDKNRRGETCFLLTTGDYTCASDGGIRKGYEKSRSLNNIAGLAGNALRLSPVTSPYNSPCPLRRSRSPIPSIL